Proteins encoded within one genomic window of Anopheles gambiae chromosome 3, idAnoGambNW_F1_1, whole genome shotgun sequence:
- the LOC1277710 gene encoding protein escargot — protein sequence MPTSIMQKNYSHCPLKKRPVFMSKDDPMKNDSDGEMEPENLSTKPQDLSMKSMKKKARSESPEELVVIKAEDTLPTPPPSSSPSPSDTKSPLSIPTPTYGSLSSIYFPGSRSPAASFPAVYPGFPYAMPYSSEFYSAYQTQSPHHPAAPLPLHPHHPHHLHPHHSQISPPRSEPLSPYSAGHHDTSGSPSASPTHLFRPDRHSLSPPPSMVVPAYPTELRLNQNNNIIKSESAFARAQHRFMPYPPLHHPHHPHHHQHHPHHPAHHHPLMAMSSVAEHPSLSPASSHTSFNSYLSSRGRSLSPISSSAPASPGADSEENNNSLSAANGNSTSLSSSSGCSSILTEKSTSSANILQKKDGGGEKGASPAGGNGAPRYQCPDCGKSYSTYSGLSKHQQFHCPAAEGNQAQKTFVCKECDKPYKTLGALKMHIRTHTLPCKCTHCDKAFSRPWLLQGHIRTHTGEKPFVCKLCSRAFADRSNLRAHQQTHEDVKRFKCPTCTKSFSRLPLLTKHAESGCPGGSGSGDSSTAGSPVPSLARSDSPHSQSGGSSAACNISEDSFMPTVLPHGGNIAVY from the exons ATGCCAACATCGATCATGCAGAAAAACTACAGCCACTGCCCGCTCAAGAAGCGCCCCGTCTTCATGTCGAAGGACGACCCAATGAAAAATG ATTCCGATGGTGAGATGGAGCCGGAAAACCTCAGCACCAAACCGCAGGACCTCTCGATGAAGTCCATGAAGAAGAAGGCCCGCTCCGAGTCGCCCGAGGAGCTGGTCGTGATCAAGGCGGAGGACACTCTGCCCACCCCGCCGCCCTCCTCCTCGCCGAGCCCGAGCGACACCAAGTCGCCGCTGTCCATCCCCACCCCCACCTACGGTTCGCTGTCCTCGATCTACTTCCCCGGATCGCGATCGCCCGCCGCCTCCTTCCCCGCCGTCTACCCTGGCTTTCCGTACGCGATGCCCTACAGCTCCGAGTTCTACAGCGCCTACCAGACCCAAAGCCCCCACCATCCGGCTGCCCCGCTGCCCCTCCACCCGCACCATCCGCATCATCTGCATCCGCACCACAGCCAGATCTCGCCGCCGCGCTCCGAGCCGCTGTCGCCGTACAGTGCCGGCCACCACGACACGTCCGGCAGCCCATCGGCCTCCCCGACGCATCTCTTCCGCCCGGACCGCCACTCGCTCTCGCCGCCGCCCTCGATGGTCGTCCCGGCCTACCCGACCGAGCTGCGCCTCAACcagaacaacaacatcatcaagTCGGAGTCGGCCTTTGCCCGGGCGCAGCACCGCTTCATGCCGTACCCACCGCTGCACCACCCACACcacccgcaccaccaccagcatcaccCGCACCATCCGGCCCACCATCATCCGCTGATGGCGATGTCGTCCGTCGCCGAGCATCCGTCCCTGTCGCCCGCCTCCAGCCACACCTCGTTCAACTCGTACCTTTCGTCGCGCGGCCGCTCGCTGTCACCGATCTCCTCGTCGGCACCCGCCAGTCCGGGCGCCGATTCCGAggagaacaacaacagcctCAGCGCCGCCAACGGCAACAGCACCTCCCTCTCGTCCTCGTCCGGCTGCTCCTCCATCCTGACGGAGAAATCGACCTCGAGCGCGAACATCCTGCAGAAGAAGGACGGTGGCGGCGAGAAGGGAGCGTCGCCGGCGGGTGGCAACGGTGCACCGCGCTACCAGTGTCCGGACTGCGGTAAGTCGTACTCGACCTACTCGGGCCTGTCGAAGCACCAGCAGTTCCACTGCCCGGCGGCCGAGGGCAACCAGGCGCAGAAGACGTTCGTGTGCAAGGAGTGCGACAAGCCGTACAAGACGCTCGGTGCGCTGAAGATGCACATCCGTACGCACACGCTGCCGTGCAAGTGTACGCACTGTGACAAGGCGTTCTCGCGCCCGTGGCTGCTGCAGGGCCACATCCGCACGCACACCGGCGAGAAGCCGTTCGTGTGCAAGCTGTGCTCGCGCGCGTTCGCCGACCGGTCGAATCTGCGCGCGCACCAGCAGACGCACGAGGACGTGAAGCGCTTCAAGTGTCCGACGTGCACGAAGTCGTTCTCgcggctgccgctgctgaCGAAGCATGCCGAGTCCGGGTGTCCCGGTGGTTCCGGGTCCGGCGATAGCAGTACGGCCGGTTCGCCAGTGCCATCGCTGGCCCGCTCGGACAGTCCGCATTCGCAGAGCGGAGGTTCGTCCGCTGCCTGCAACATCTCGGAGGACAGCTTCATGCCAACGGTGCTCCCGCACGGTGGTAACATTGCCGTgtactag